The Carettochelys insculpta isolate YL-2023 chromosome 9, ASM3395843v1, whole genome shotgun sequence genome includes the window TCTGGGAGAGCACTTCATCAAGTGCTCTGCAGCCAGAAGCTGTTTCATTCCAGCTTGACACAGGTTACATTATTAGGCAGGTAGCTGCTCTGTGGGTACTCTAGCCAGGCCTAGGTGTAAGGGTTTAGGCACAGAAGGATACCACAATTGCATAGGCAACAGATGGGAGGGGGTGCACAGGTGTCCCCCTGtcgccccccccacactcaccatgaaCGTTGCCGCTTCTGATGAGTAcgggggcagtcccacccctcccctacaGTAGTATGGCCAAAAATGCTACTTGGGGGCTGTGCAGACTGGGagggactgcccccacacccactggaAGCTGTGTGGTGCTGCCACAGGAAAAAGGGAGTCGGGGTGGACCAGCGGTGGGGAGAAGGTGAGACACAGGCAAGAGGGGTGGCTCATGGGCAGGCAGGAGGGGTATAGATAAGGAAAGGGTGTGGCATGGGAGAAGCAGGGGCACTTGGCCAGTGCTCCTTCTGCAATCCCCCACAGCAGTTGCCTGGGCACAACGGCAATTGTATCACACCACAATTCACATACATCTTTCTTACCTTCCAGCAGCTATACTTGCACGTAAAGGTCAGCTTCTTTGCAGATTGCATCTGGCATGCTTATCGCTCAGGGCATTTCTACCCACATTCTTTTTAAGAAATATAACCACACTAGTTAGTTTCTACCTCACTTATTAGAGTAATGACAGCAGctagttgtttcaggaattgcaGAAATTGTTGTTCGTTAAGTACTTCCTCTGGCACGGCTTGTCCTAACTTGGGACTACTCGCGGCAGCTAAGCCAGTGCTATAATGAAGGCCCCACTATGCATTCTCTAAACTCTCAAAACTGCAAAAAAATACAATTTCTTCTAGTTGCTCTTACAATAATGCAAGTCTATGTGGAAAAGTACGGGTTAAAATAGCCAATGCACAATGCCATGCATATATCCTCTGAGGCTGTGCAGTTGCTTCCTTCCCACCTAAGGACTGTCTATCCAACAGGGCAAACTGGAGGCGTAAGCAAGAAATTCTGGACTTTTAAGAAATCATGGAGCCCTTTAGAGGTACAGGGGAGATATATGTTTAATTTAAGTCTTCTGACTCTAAGCCATAACGTCTTTGAGATCTGTGAGTGCAAACCTCCTAGCTTAGCATTTAATATATGAAGGCCAATGGTCATATTTACGTTTTGTCAATGAGTTTGTGTCCCTGGGTGCGTTCACACATGCGAGAGTCCTCTGGAAAATTAACCAGCTTTATTTATAGTCAAAGTTTGTtactgttttatttatagttaaatttTGTTAGCACGAGAATTTGTTTTATCTTCACCTGTTGGGCACTTCAGACACAATCAGATAAAATGACAAATGGTTAGTTAACCAAACAACAGGGAGTCATGTGAAACATGTCACATGTAAATGTAAAGAGAACTGTACCCTCTTGCAAGACTATAAAGAGCCAGTGAGAGCACAAGCGCCTCACTCCCAGGCACAATGAAGGCTCTTCTTCTGCTTGCAGCTGTTGGCCTTTGTTGGGCACAATACAACCCAAATACAAACTCTGGGACAACGTCTATTGTCCACCTGTTTGAATGGCGTTGGGCTGACATTGCTCTTGAATGTGAACGGTATTTGGCGCCCTACGGATTTGGTGGTGTTCAGGTATGTAGCCTCTAATATGCAATAACATTTCTGCATCTTTTGTCATTATTTACTTACCAGAAAAAAAGGGGCCATGTTCACAGATGACAGGTGACTTTCACCACCACAGGAAATCCGTTATGGAAATAGGAATTGCTGACAGGTAAGTACATAGATCAAACATTGTGAAGGGGTGATTTTATTTTGccctcgggggggaggggggaaacagcttaaaaaaaaccccacgtTTTCCCTTGTGTGTCATGTACCTTTCACCTAAATGGAATAACAAATTATTTACTGTAATTTGAAACACGTGACTTTTCAGTGATTTACAGAAACACCAACTTGTGTCATTCCAGCTGAAAAAGAAACGTGGAAAATAATTCCGTCTCCCCAGGGTGTTACTGTCTTTTTTTGAGGAATCAGTCCCTGGAACCTTTTGTGTGGTGTTGGACTCGtttaactcccactgatttcaagctGAGTCTTCTGAGGATCAACTCCTTTGAGAGCAAGCTCTTTGTGGGAAAGGGTGGGCTGGGTtctgatgtaaatcaggagtaatatTGGTATAGGTGATATTCGTTTGTGTGAGTTGTAAGGTACTGAGCACCCTCTCTCAGTTCATGCAGATAAATGTCAAATTAATTACTAGTTTATCAGATGACATCATTTCATTCACAGATCTCACCCCCAAATGAAAATATTGTCATCACTAGCCCCTGGAGACCCTGGTGGGAAAGGTACCAGCCAATCAGCTACAAACTGTGCACACGCTCTGGAAATGAAGATGAATTTAGAGACATGGTGACCCGATGCAACAATGTTGGAGTAAGTGTCTGGAAATTCCTCATGTTGAAATCAGGTGGGGAGAAATAGTTTGTTTCAGGTGGAATAGCTGCCTGTCCAATGTTGAATGAAGGGAGACAACACCAAAGAAGTTACACAAGGTGAGATCTAAGTGGGAATGAATGGTGACCTGGTCAGTGAGACTCACAGTGTCACTTCATTCACTCTCCTTTGTGAAAACTGAAATGCACCCATTGCTATCTAGGTCCGTATTTACGTGGATGCTGTAGTCAACCACATGTGTGGATCTGGTGGCGGCTCTGGAAATGGTGCTACTTGTGGAAGCTATTACAATGCAGAGAGCAGAGATTTTCCCGCTGTACCATACTCAGCATGGGACTTTAATGATGGTAAATGTAAAACTGGCAGTGGAGAGATTGAAAATTACAATGATGCAACTCAGGTAATTTATAAATATGTAATTGTATGTTCTTACTGTCCCTTATCTTCTTGACTGGTCTTTGACCATCTtaacaaggcaaaaaaaaaaaaaaagagatcctTTTGCAGAGCTGAGCAATACGCACTCAGTTTAAGATGGTAGTTAAGTATGTGCCTACATTTAAAAATGGGAGTATGACTACTGACTTCTCTGGTGCTTAGAGTTACTCTGATACAACGGTTTATGTACCTGTTATTTACATAGTTCTGATCAATCCCAACTAATGAAGATACTATTGTGTGCAAGATTTTCCCTAAGGCCCTTCAGCTGGATCAGTAGCCACTAATGGGAGACCACCTTAGAAAAACCACAGTTATGCAGCAAGTGATGCTGGTGATTCACTAGGTGATGAGCCATATCATGGAAATCTAGTAATCATGAAATGGTTAAAGTCTCCTTTCTGAAATTTGGGGTTTTTAGCTCTTCTAGTCTTCCAAATTCCATTGTGCCCTCTTCCTTCCAAAATTCCCAGGGCAGCTATGTTTGGAGACAATATTCTTCACTTCCTGGCCTGTACTGAGAATCACATAATACATTCAAGGGATTACTCTTCTGTACTGACTGAGGAGGAATTCTGTTCAGAACAGCTTCAGCACATAGATTGAACAGAATTACAGtatgaaattaaaaatatattaatattaatattttaatcagaGGTTTATAATTTGGTGCATAAGTGCCAATACTATGGTTGCTCGAGAGTGGGAGCAACCACAGAGGAAATTACCAAGTACTTGGCATCGAGTGGTAGCTAAAGTCTCTCTTTTTCCTCTTCCCCGCGGTGACTTTCACCTGCCCACACCTAAGCTGATGAActactctccctccctctcagagcttCCCAACCACCTGAACAGCAGTTTTGTAGCATACAGAAGGCACtgggatggaggggcaggagcagagacaAGAAATGAGGTGGGGAAGAGATTGGGAGACAGTGGGACGCAGcatggcagggaactgggggaAGACCTGGGTCACAGTCAAGGTCAAGTACCCCCCCACCAGCTAGAGGGGAAGATGGAACATAAGGTTTGACTTCTGACTCTGTGGCAcctcatttaatttttaaaacaggtCCGTGACTGCCGCCTGGTCGGTCTCCTTGATCTTGCCCTGGAGAAGGACTATGTGCGCTCAACAATTGCTCAGTACATGAACCACCTCATTGATATTGGTGTGGCAGGCTTCAGAATTGATGCTTCCAAGCATATGTGGCCTGGGGACATAAAGGCATTTTTAGACAAACTGAATAATTTAAACACACAATGGTTTTCTCCAGACACCAAGCCTTTTATTTACCAAGAGGTAATCTCATTTTCTTAATTTTACTTTATATTAAAATAGGTTTTTTTATACAACGATACAAGTAcagtatgggccagatcctgcaaagCACTAAGCTTTGAACAGTTTTAACTCAATATTGAAGTGTCTGTAAGCATAGGCTTAACTTAATAAAGTACTCACTATTTTACAAAATTAAGCGTTCTATGAGTTAATGAAAGTCAAGGGCCTAAACTAAAAATTCTTTAATTTTATGTGACCACCAATAAATAGGTGCTTTTTTTTTGAAATCAAGTAGGAGTTCAATATTCGTTTTTTGCATGAAGGTATTTAGGCATTTACGCATTGTATGCACGTACAAATGAAAACAAGCAATGTAAGGGAATAGTGAATCAAGCAAAAATAGTCTCAAAGGTTGCTTGCCTTTGCCACCTAGGAGACCCTCTTTTAGTCTTCTGTGCTGACGTTGGAACTTTCCAAATCCCCTTAGAATCTTCAGAGAACAGTTCTCCAGGGCTTTTTAATATATAGAGGTCTAGGAAATATTTTGTTAGCTGATCTACTCAGAGCCAGTCAAGTCTAACATTTATTTTGTATAGGCTCTAAAGAgagtttttcttgttttaaatgcatttttttctttcttgaaatgactGCTTAAAAAGCTGATACTAATGACTATCGGTAGAAAAactttggtgtttttcttgtttgtttgtttgtttgttcgttcgttagaacataagaatggccacactgggtcagaccaaaggtccatccagcccagtagcctgtgccaggtgccccagcagagggtggactgaagacaatgatcaagcaatttgtctcctgccatccatctccaacctctgacaatcagaggccagggacaccattcctacccttggctaatagccttttatggacctaacctccttgaatttatctagctttttcttaaattctgttatagccctagtcttcacagtctcctccggcaaggagttccacaggttaactatgcactgagtgaagaagaactttcttctattagttttaaacctgctacccattaatttcatttggtgtcctctagttcttgtattatgggcacaagtaaataacttcttcttattcaccctctctacacctgtcataattttatatacttctatcacaTCCCCCCCTTAGGCTCctctttctaaactgaaaagtgccaatctttttagcctctcctcgtacaggacctgttccaagcccctaatcatttttgttgcccttttcagaaccttttccagtgccaggatatctttgtttaggtgaggagaccacatctgtacacagtattcaagatgtgggcgtaccatagatttatacaggggcagtaagatactccttttcttattttctatcccttttttaataatacctaacatcctatttgccttttgactgcctctgcacactgtgtggatgttttcaaggaactatccatgataactccaagatctctttcctgactagttatagctaaattagctcccaCCATAtggtaagtatagttggggttattttttccaatgtgcattaccttacacttatccacattaaatttttgtttgtttgttaaacctAAATCACTTAAGGTCAGAGATCTCAACTCTCTTTTGAATTCTCAAACTAAGCATTCAGGCACTGGGGCAATACTTTTAACACCCACAATACCTAGACATACTAGTtatatacaaaataaaatgttattaATGCTCTTCATTACCATCACTAATGTTAAGTGGTGCTTACTACATCGCTATTTAAATATAAAGGATTGTGTTAACagcttggttttttgttttttgttgtttttttcacttttgtCAGGTAATTGATTTGGGTGGAGAGCCAATTACAGCCAGTGAATACTTTGGAAATGGCCGAGTAACTGAATTCAAATATGGTGCAAAACTGGGGACAGTCATCCGCAAATGGAATGGTGAAAAGATGGCCTATTTAAAGTATATATCATTTGGATTAGTTGTGCAATTACTGTAATGCTTGAAATATTAGTGTCAATATTTGACTCTGTGTTGGGTTTTTTAGGAACTGGGGAGAAGGCTGGGGTTTCATGTCCTCTGACAGAGCCCTAGTCTTTGTGGATAATCATGACAACCAAAGGGGACATGGTGCTGGAGGAGCTTCTATTCTGACATTCTGGGATTCCAGGTAGGGAATACTGTTGGCTGTGTAAGGGTCTTACTCTGTTTTTCTTAAGACAATGTAACTTCGTGTATCTCATTATTCTTTGGCTTACAGACTATATAAAATGGCAGTTGGTTTCATGCTTGCTCATCCTTATGGATTCACACGTGTAATGTCAAGTTACCGGTGGACAAGAAATTTCCAGAATGGAGAGGTCGGTTTccaatatttgaaaataaatatatgtggGTCTTAAGATGAACTTTTTCTCTGTGTAGAGCGACAGCTGTGGGTCTatgcactacttcattcccattAAAAATGCTTGAGGTAGGAGTGGTACTTGAGTGATGAATAAGCCTTGTTTTGACTCTTGATGCAAAAAATGAATATCATCATGTTTTCTCTGATCTTTTTGTAAGAtataatgtttcatttttataattttatgttTAACAAGGATGTTAATGACTGGATAGGACCTCCAAGTAATGGTGATGGCTCAATCAAATCTGTCACAATCAATGCAGATACCACTTGTGGCAATGACTGGGTCTGTGAACATAGGTGGCGTCAAATAAGGTAGGGATCTATATAgagaaattcaataaaaatgGTTCTTTTTGTAATATATCATTAAATTAAGTGAGGATCTTTTAATCACATTTGTTGTATTTTCAGGAACATGGTTGTTTTCCGTAATGTGGTAAATGGCCAACCTTTCTCAAACTGGTGGGACAATGACAGCAATCAAGTGGCTTTTGGGCGTGGAAATAGAGGATTCATTGTCTTTAACAATGATGACTGGTAAGTAACTAGAGTGAATTGCATCAAAATATGGCAGCTACACACAGGATAAgtgacatctttgtaatgcaacagATCTTGGTTCTTCTATGTTGCAATTCCAAACCTGCTGCCTACCTTCTccacaaaacacatttcaaaaccCACCATTGGCTTCCTAAGCAATACACCAGTGTGATTTCTGATCACAGGATTTGGACCCAGTAGTGAGGAGTTTGGGCTTTCAGGAAACTATAACCATGCAGGTCTGAGAGGTAAATAGCCAAGTGCTAGAAGGGCAATGGATCCAGAGAAATGGGTGGAAACTAATATGTAAGTCAAGTTGGAATGCTCTGAGAAAGGCTAAGAAGGTGGGATTTGGTCAGGCCTGCTGAAGGGAGGAAAAGAGGGGCTGATGACTGGAACTGACGAGTTATAGCAAGGGTGGGGAACTTTTTTTGGGTCACAGGATTACTGACCTACAGAAAAGGAATAAcaaccccccaccaaaaaaaaactaCAAAACCCTCACTGACGCCTCTGACCTAGACACCTCACACTCATCATGCTCCACACCATGGGCAAGGGGGTAGATAAGGTGGGAACTAAAGCTCAGGGctttccccaggccagattaGCTCTTCAGAGGGCTTGGGATGGGAACAAATATAGAGAGTTCATGGTTTAGTGTTcaggaggaggctgctggagagcaggtgTGGCATCTCAGTGggaggttcaggagcaggctggggctgtgaggTTTGGGCATGAGAGAGGGTGTAGGAACAGGCTGAGGATGGGGTTCTGGATAGGAGGGTAGAGGAACAGGTTGAtgatgggggtctgggtgggagaggatgcaggagcagggtggaggagtCTGGTGGCAAGAGGTGCACTTACCTCTGTGTGCCGCAACAACTGCCGCCCTCCCCCAGTGCAGAGAAACACTCCCTGGAGGAGCTTTTCTCCTGTCACTTCTAGGCActgcccacctgctgctctgattggccagaattcagaattctggccaatcaagAGTGGTGGGGAAAGCCTCTTCAGGCAGCtgagctgctgttctcccagctggggcagggggagttcaaacagcagcagcagtggagctgcttcctgcccccagcaggcagagcctgtgggctggatctggtttCTTACCCCTGATTTAAAGGGAGAAGATTGTCAGGTTTAGGTGCTCTTCATTGAATTGTTCTCGGTGCTGTCTGTGTTAAGGTTTGAATCACTTCAGTTAGATGCCCCCTTCTCCCGAACAAAAGGCATTTAGTCCCTAGCAGTGTCTTCAAGCTTATTGATTAGTCAGAAAAGTTAGAGGTGTTGGATGAGGGAAGGCAATTTGTTAGGATTACTAGGCTCCTCTCATGTCAGAGGTGCAGGAAGATACTTGGGTAAGTTGAGACTCAGTGAAAGCCATAAGGAACATGACAATGCCAGAAAATGGTCCTTTAGGTGTCCAAAGAGGATGAGTTCTAGGGCgaggaaaaataaattatatgggctacgtctacacgtgcacccaacttcgaaatagtttatttcgatgttgcgacatcgaaataggctatttcgatgaataacgtctacacgtcctccagggctggcaacgtcgatgttcaacttcgacgttgctcagcccaacatcgaaataggcacagcgagggaacgtctacacgccaaagtagcacacatcgaaataagggagccaggcacagctgcagacagggtcacggggcggactcaacagcaagtcgctcccttaaagggcccctcccacacacactttcattaaacagtgcaagatacacagagccaacaactagttgcagaccctgtatatgcagcacggacccccagctgcagcagcagcagccagaagccctgggctaagggctgctgcccacggtgaccacagagccccgcaagggctggagagagagtatctctcaaccccccagctgatggccgccatggaggaccccgctatttcgatgttgcgggacgcggatcgtctacacgtccctacttcgatgttgaacgtcgaagtaggacgctattcccatccgctcatggggttagcgacttcgacgtctcgccgcctaacgtcgatttcaacttcgaaatagcgcccaacacgtgtagatgtgacgggcgctatttcgaagttactgccgctacttcgaagtagcgtgcacgtgtagacgcagccatgaagTGATAAATGTTGTGTGTGAACTAAAAGCTGCATGTTATCAAAGCTGGTAAGTGTAATAAAAATCTGAATGTGTGTTCTTTCTCTTTTTGCTAGAATTGCCCTAAGGGATTCAGGTCATATCTAGAATAACAGAAGGGGATTTTCTTCCAACATGATAGTTAAATCATGTTTCCAAGTAATGGCAGTTTTGTCATAAAATAATTCTTCCATGCTCTTAGCCATGTCTCTGCTAAAGTAATTATGTCAGTGTAATTATGGAACTCAGGGGCATGAGTTTTTCTTACCCTTGAGCAATGTGGACAGATCAACCTAAATTTTAAGTGTAGGCTAAACCTTAGATGAAATTTCTGTAGCTTTAGTGGCAGTTTATATATGTGCTGAGAGTACAATACgaggaaataaataaatgaaacatttttcagaATGAGAGACATGAAGTGCACTGTCTTACTCATGCTGACCAAGGGTTCTACGACCTTGTAAGCTGCCTATGAAGATTACCCTGAGCACTTTGGATTCATCACTTTTGTTCTCACTTCTCCTAGAGAAGTCACAGTAAATTTCCCATACCTGCACTTCCAGTACCACTGGCTGAAAGAGTAAATGGCCAGACTAAAGATGAATGTCCATTTGGCTTTGTAAGGTCATCCCATGGGGTATAGGCTAGCATGACATGTCAAGTTTTTAATTACAGAGACAGAACTGTATTAGAGAGTCTGAACTACCACTTACTCCTTTTCAATCTGTTCTTATACACAGGACCTTGAATAAAAATTTGCAAACTGGCCTTCCCGCTGGCACTTACTGTGATGTCATTTCGGGGCAAAAGGAAGGCAACTCCTGTAGTGGAACCAGAGTCAATGTTGATTCTAATGGCTTTGCCGACTTCTATATTAGTAATGAGGCCGAAGATCCTTTCATTGCAATTCATGTGAATGATACATTGTAATGTAAACTGGATGCATCTCTTCTCTTAGTCATCCATCTTGTGCTTTTGTATATATGTAGCATACCAATGAACGGTCTTCTAATTAAGAAATAAATGGTAATGGAGCAAAACTGTGTGAATGGAATTAATGAAATTAAGTGTAACTGTTTGGCCATTTACACCACCTCACCTCACTCATCCACCTTACATAAGTGAAGTGGTGTAACTGGCCAACAGTGTAGTCTACCATTAACAGTACTAATTTGTTACAGCTGGAACAAAGGCAAGGACAACAAATATAGATGTTCCCAAGGGTTTTGAGCCGAAAAGGGACTTTTTTTGCTCTTTAACTGGCAAGTATAGATATGCCCTTAGAATTAACCTACCCAGCAAGAAATGACCAAGGGCAGTGCCAGCAGCCCACGGGCGCTGGGTGGGCAGCACAGATCCCCGAGCATTATGGCGGGTGGTTGGACTGAGCAGCTTCTGCCACCTCATTCTGTATGAGATGGGGGTCTGGgttacttgggtccctggattattttatttaatccAAATGGTGTATGAACGATGATTTGGTCACCGGCATCCAAGGGAGTGTGATTCCTtacatcaccccagggaagacaaccctgtcagaaaattttcCACTCCCTTGTGGGTAGGCTTGGGAGATCCAATGTCTATGGGAGTAAACCAAGATAGAATATCTAGAGTGGAGAACCTAAGgcggttagcagggaggattcttCAAACCTGCTTTCCGTCATCTCCTTgtagtcacctcagttccaaatgtactaacttctgtctttcctttgggtTCAACTGGGGTGACCAAGAGGGGAACAGCGTTgcttgggcaatgcacttgctccaaacactagcccaggcaatgcagcatgtaagagagtgccaaatggagaggacactccatccttgctgttagcatggaagcagcatgggaagtggcagttacgggttataagccctcctcaactggtgAAAAGGAGGATGCCATGGGTCACTTTTCTTGGTGGGAGGAGTTATcatgctccactggtcagctacctcATGCCTAAAGCCAGGCAGCTCCCCGGTTAATAATGTGCTGACCTGCGCATCttccttcctcattgggtgcatgaggatagaccaaaaatcgaaaagtagatgtaaatgatgtacccagcaaaaaacaaaataataaatcaacttgcctctggcttggtagctggaatgtgtggaTCATGTGTCTGGggcttgaatctgcccatgaccttacaaaCACTGACACAAtacgcaaaacagcagtcacagatcactagctacacaaatggaatGTGAAcattgctgctctccaggaaaccaagCTGGCAGGTtgtgggtcagtgaaagaaaccaactacactttcttcaGGAAGGACCTGAGTTCAAACGAACATCACCTCTATGGAGTTGGATTTcctgtttggaacaatctgctgaaatatatcaatatgcccacagctgaattggaaggtatatatccctgaagctctgcaccaagtcggcatatgtcaacatcatcagtgcttatgcacccacattggcgtCATGCACCGaagacaaggaccacttttattataatcttcagaaagttattaaTTCCTTTCCAacttgcgaacaactgtacatcctgcGTGACTTAAATGCAAGAGTTGGATGTAACCAACAGTCCTGGTCCATCCACCTCAGTCATcacagtattgggaaaatgaatgaaaagggTCACAGGCTTCTTGAATTCCACTCTTAGAATCAGGTCTGCAGCACtcatactttctttaacttgcgAGAGTGTCACAATGTTTCACGGCGCCACCCCCAGAtccggtcactggcatcaacttgaccttgtactggtatgcaggaaacacCTCACCACCATCAAAATTACATGCACGTATCACAGTGGATTGTGACagtgatcactccttgatcatcagtaAAGTGAAAGttgtcccaaagaaactctattaTATGACAGAGGAATGCAATGAAACCAAAAATGAATACCTTCAATGCCAGCAAtgagctgaaatgctctgtcatcacagatgatctcactcgcaaaatggaacacaaacctaaCCAGCAAAActttgatgaaacatggtccatgctgagagacgCAACATCTG containing:
- the LOC142017621 gene encoding pancreatic alpha-amylase, which encodes MKALLLLAAVGLCWAQYNPNTNSGTTSIVHLFEWRWADIALECERYLAPYGFGGVQISPPNENIVITSPWRPWWERYQPISYKLCTRSGNEDEFRDMVTRCNNVGVRIYVDAVVNHMCGSGGGSGNGATCGSYYNAESRDFPAVPYSAWDFNDGKCKTGSGEIENYNDATQVRDCRLVGLLDLALEKDYVRSTIAQYMNHLIDIGVAGFRIDASKHMWPGDIKAFLDKLNNLNTQWFSPDTKPFIYQEVIDLGGEPITASEYFGNGRVTEFKYGAKLGTVIRKWNGEKMAYLKNWGEGWGFMSSDRALVFVDNHDNQRGHGAGGASILTFWDSRLYKMAVGFMLAHPYGFTRVMSSYRWTRNFQNGEDVNDWIGPPSNGDGSIKSVTINADTTCGNDWVCEHRWRQIRNMVVFRNVVNGQPFSNWWDNDSNQVAFGRGNRGFIVFNNDDWTLNKNLQTGLPAGTYCDVISGQKEGNSCSGTRVNVDSNGFADFYISNEAEDPFIAIHVNDTL